One region of Juglans regia cultivar Chandler chromosome 4, Walnut 2.0, whole genome shotgun sequence genomic DNA includes:
- the LOC108985983 gene encoding uncharacterized protein LOC108985983, giving the protein MAAKDQSSSSSSNTSFTNHHACEPCRSFGQKCSHIVKKQRAKFYILRRCIAMLVCWRERGEH; this is encoded by the coding sequence atggCAGCAAAAGATcagagcagcagcagcagcagcaacacaAGCTTCACAAACCACCACGCCTGTGAACCCTGCAGATCGTTTGGCCAAAAGTGCAGCCATATTGTGAAGAAGCAGCGCGCAAAGTTCTACATCCTCCGCCGCTGTATAGCAATGCTTGTATGTTGGCGAGAGCGTGGAGAGCATTAA